One window from the genome of Vicugna pacos chromosome 23, VicPac4, whole genome shotgun sequence encodes:
- the TRMT1L gene encoding TRMT1-like protein isoform X2: protein MCICHLPCRPVKPNIIGEQISSKMGAHYHCIICSATITRRTDMLGHVRRHVNKGETKSKYAAASAAKPPHEILKEADTDVQVCPNYSVPQKTDSYFNPKMKLNRQLIFCTLAALAKERKPLECLDAFGATGIMGLQWAKHLGNAVKVTINDLNENSVTLIQENCHLNKLKVVVDSKEKEESDDILEEGEENPGNIKVTKMDANVLMHLRSFDFIHLDPFGTSVNYLDSAFRNIRNLGIVSVTSTDISSLYAKAQHVARRHYGCNIVRTEYYKELAARIVVAAVARAAARCNKGIEVLFAVALEHFVLVVVRVLRGPTSADETAKKIQYLIHCQWCEERIFQKDGNMVEENPYRQLPCNCHGSMPGKTAIELGPLWSSSLFNTGFLKRMLCESVHHGLDDIQTLIKTLIFESECTPQSQFSVHVPSNLNKQEEYGVFIKTDDTTADNYTAQAKRKSNETIINLAKKQKTDVNTEHPPFYYNIHRHSIKGMNMPKLKKFLCYLSQAGFRVSRTHFDPMGVRTDAPLMQFKSILLKYSTPTYTGGQSEGHVQPASEDTVADRVEMSANEKAEASGCRRW from the exons ATATCCAGTAAAATGGGCGCCCATTATCATTGTATCATTTGTTCAGCAACTATCACCCGAAGAACGGATATGCTAGGACATGTCAGGCGCCATGTCAATAAAGGGGAGACTAAATCCAAGTATGCTGCTG cttcTGCTGCTAAACCACCTCATGAAATTTTgaaagaagcagacacagatgtACAAGTTTGCCCCAACTATTCTGTACCTCAGAAAACAGATTCCTATTTTAATCCCAAAATGAAGCTAAATCG GCAGCTAATATTCTGCACTCTGGCTGCTTTGGCTAAGGAACGGAAACCTTTGGAATGTCTAGATGCCTTTGGAGCTACTG GGATAATGGGATTACAATGGGCAAAACATCTTGGAAATGCAGTCAAAGTTACAATAAATGATTTGAATGAAAACTCCGTGACATTAATTCAGGAGAACTGCCATTTAAACAAATTGAAAGTTGTGGTGGAcagcaaagaaaaggaagagagtgaTGATATTCTTGAAGAAGGAGAGGAAAACCCTGGTAATATTAAGGTGACCAAAATGGATGCCAATGTACTGATGCATTTGAGATCTTTTGATTtcat ACACCTAGACCCTTTTGGAACATCAGTGAACTATCTAGATTCTGCATTCAGAAATATAAGAAACCTTGGCATAGTGTCGGTGACTTCTACAGATATCAGTTCTTTATATGCCAAGGCACAACATGTTGCCCGGCGTCACTATGGCTGTAACATTGTTCGAACTGAATATTACAAGGAACTAGCAGCCAGAATTGTTGTAGCTGCAGTGGCAAG agCTGCAGCTCGATGCAACAAAGGCATAGAAGTACTGTTTGCAGTGGCTCTAGAACATTTTGTGTTGGTTGTTGTGAGAGTTTTGAGGGGACCCACTTCTGCAGATGAAACAGCCAAGAAGATTCAGTACCTAATCCACTGTCAGTGGTGTGAAGAGAGAATTTTTCAGAAGGATGGTAATATGGTAGAAG AAAACCCATATAGACAGCTACCCTGTAACTGTCATGGAAGCATGCCTGGCAAGACAGCAATAGAGCTTGGACCTCTATG gTCAAGTTCCCTTTTCAATActggattcctcaaaagaatgcTATGTGAATCTGTTCACCATGGTTTAGATGACATTCAGACCCTAATAAAGACTTTAATCTTCGAGTCAGAGTGTACTCCTCAAAGTCAGTTTTCAGTCCATGTACCTTCAAATCTCAACAAGCAAG aagaatatGGTGTATTTATTAAAACAGATGATACCACAGCAGATAATTACACTGCACAAG CAAAGAGGAAAAGTAATGAAACAATCATAAATTTAGCCAAGAAGCAAAAGACTGATGTCAATACTGAACATCCTCCCTTTTACTACAACATCCATAGACACAGCATTAAAGGAATGAATATGCCAAA GTTAAAAAAGTTTTTGTGCTATCTTTCTCAAGCAGGCTTTCGAGTCAGCCGAACTCATTTTGACCCAATGGGTGTTCGTACAGATGCACCTCTGATGCAGTTTAAATCTatccttttaaaatacagcaCCCCCACCTACACTGGAGGACAGTCAGAGGGCCACGTCCAGCCAGCATCCGAAGATACAGTAGCTGACAGGGTCGAAATGTCAGCGAATGAGAAAGCAGAAGCAAGTGGTTGCAGAAGATGGTAA
- the RNF2 gene encoding E3 ubiquitin-protein ligase RING2, protein MSQAVQTNGTQPLSKTWELSLYELQRTPQEAITDGLEIVVSPRSLHSELMCPICLDMLKNTMTTKECLHRFCADCIITALRSGNKECPTCRKKLVSKRSLRPDPNFDALISKIYPSRDEYEAHQERVLARINKHNNQQALSHSIEEGLKIQAMNRLQRGKKQQIENGSGAEDNGDSSHCSNASTHSNQEAGPSNKRTKTSDDSGLELDNNNATVAIDPVMDGASEIELVFRPHPTLMEKDDSAQTRYIKTSGNATVDHLSKYLAVRLALEELRSKGESNQMNLDTASEKQYTIYIATASGQFTVLNGSFSLELVSEKYWKVNKPMELYYAPTKEHK, encoded by the exons ATGTCTCAGGCTGTGCAGACGAACGGAACTCAGCCGTTAAGCAAAACATGGGAACTCAGTTTATATGAATTACAACGAACACCTCAG GAGGCAATAACGGATGGCTTGGAAATTGTGGTTTCACCTCGAAGTCTACATAGTGAATTAATGTGCCCAATTTGTTTGGATATGTTGAAGAATACCATGACTACAAAGGAGTGTTTACATCGTTTTTGTGCAGACTGCATTATCACAGCCCTCAGAAGTGG CAATAAAGAATGCCCTACCTGCCGGAAAAAGCTAGTTTCTAAAAGATCTCTAAGGCCAGACCCAAACTTTGATGCGCTCATCAGCAAAATTTATCCAAGTCGTGATGAGTACGAAGCTCATCAGGAAAGAGTATTAGCCAGGATCAACAAGCACAATAATCAGCAAGCGCTCAGCCACAGCATTGAGGAGGGACTGAAGATACAGGCCATGAACAG atTACAGCGAGGCAAGAAACAACAGATTGAAAACGGTAGTGGAGCAGAAGACAATGGCGATAGTTCCCACTGTAGTAATGCATCCACACACAGCAACCAGGAAGCAGGACCAAGTAACAAAAGGACGAAAACATCTGATGATTCTGGGCTTGAGCTGGATAATAACAATGCAACAGTGGCTATTGATCCAGTAATGGATGGTGCTAGTGAAATTGAGTTAGTATTCAGGCCTCATCCAACGCTTATGGAAAAGGATGACAGTGCACAGACACG ATACATAAAGACTTCAGGTAATGCCACTGTTGATCACTTGTCCAAGTATCTGGCTGTGAGGTTAGCTTTAGAAGAACTTCGAAGCAAAGGAGAATCAAACCAGATGAACCTTGATACAGCCAGTGAGAAGCAGTATACCATTTACATAGCAACAGCCAGTGGCCAGTTTACt gtGTTAAATGGCTCTTTTTCTTTGGAATTGGTCAGTGAGAAATACTGGAAAGTGAACAAACCCATGGAACTTTATTATGCACCCACAAAGGAGCACAAATGA